A portion of the Barnesiella propionica genome contains these proteins:
- a CDS encoding S4 domain-containing protein — protein MALVRINKYISDTGFCSRREADQLIADERVTVNGILAEMGTKVSDTDKVKIDGQILRPAVKLPDEARPVKKKKIMSDEGDATPRRRGGKSGTRGSARNSRIGYVKPDDITSEKTARGFSVAKKDKYPSRKSGKSKSGLSGKK, from the coding sequence ATGGCATTGGTAAGAATAAATAAATATATAAGTGATACCGGCTTTTGTTCGCGTCGTGAAGCCGATCAGCTAATTGCGGACGAGCGGGTAACGGTAAACGGAATTTTAGCTGAAATGGGTACGAAGGTTTCCGATACCGATAAAGTGAAAATCGACGGACAGATACTGAGACCCGCAGTTAAGTTGCCGGACGAGGCGAGACCGGTGAAGAAAAAGAAAATAATGTCAGATGAAGGTGATGCAACTCCGCGTCGCAGAGGCGGTAAGTCAGGTACGCGTGGTTCTGCACGTAATAGTAGGATAGGATATGTAAAGCCTGATGATATTACTTCAGAGAAAACCGCACGAGGTTTTTCTGTAGCTAAGAAAGACAAATATCCGTCCCGTAAGTCCGGTAAAAGCAAATCCGGGTTATCGGGGAAAAAATAA
- the murI gene encoding glutamate racemase has translation MVQTFSSEPGAIGVFDSGYGGLTILEEIRREMPQYDYIYVGDNARAPYGTRSFEVVYEFTRQAVLHLFAQGCQLVILACNTASAKALRTIQQTDLPKVAPDHRVLGVIRPTVEALGELTRTGHIGVLGTPGTIRSASYPMEINKMYPGFKVYGESCPMWVPLVENNEYNAPGADYFVKKYISSLLSRSSDIDTVVLGCTHYPLLLEKIKSVLPAGVFPLIQGELVARSLKDYLLRHPEMEMRCTKGGNCRYQTTEAVHKFSEAAALFLHEEVEAEHIILE, from the coding sequence ATGGTGCAAACATTTTCTTCAGAACCGGGAGCTATCGGCGTTTTTGATTCAGGATACGGCGGACTTACCATTTTAGAGGAGATACGGCGTGAAATGCCCCAGTACGATTATATATATGTGGGCGATAATGCTCGTGCTCCTTACGGTACACGTTCGTTTGAGGTTGTATATGAATTTACCAGGCAAGCGGTATTGCACTTGTTTGCACAAGGTTGCCAACTGGTTATATTAGCTTGTAATACAGCTTCGGCAAAAGCCTTGCGTACCATACAGCAAACCGATTTGCCTAAGGTCGCTCCTGATCATCGCGTGTTGGGGGTAATCAGGCCTACGGTGGAAGCTTTGGGAGAATTGACACGAACCGGGCATATAGGGGTGTTGGGAACGCCGGGGACCATACGTTCGGCATCATATCCGATGGAAATAAATAAGATGTATCCCGGTTTTAAGGTGTATGGAGAGTCTTGTCCTATGTGGGTACCTTTAGTCGAGAATAACGAATATAATGCACCTGGTGCCGACTATTTTGTAAAGAAATATATAAGTTCGCTGTTAAGTCGATCTTCGGATATCGATACGGTTGTTCTGGGATGTACTCATTATCCTTTGTTGTTGGAAAAAATTAAATCTGTACTTCCTGCCGGAGTATTTCCTTTGATACAAGGAGAACTGGTTGCCAGGAGCCTGAAAGATTATTTATTGCGTCATCCCGAGATGGAAATGCGTTGCACGAAAGGAGGGAACTGCCGTTACCAGACAACCGAGGCTGTACATAAATTTTCGGAAGCCGCCGCTTTGTTCCTGCATGAAGAAGTAGAGGCTGAACATATTATTCTGGAATAA
- a CDS encoding OmpH family outer membrane protein — MFKKLVIALVCALPLSMSAQSFKFGTVNSQEIFNMMPEKAAAEKTLQDVNKKYEDEFMKIQEEFTKKYKEFQAMGDTVPETIKMRRAQEVQDSQNRIESFREMATADIQKQQEKLLAPISQKLQEAIRSVGAENKFTFIFDLAYPGVLYNGAPSEDVTPLVKAKLGLK; from the coding sequence ATGTTTAAGAAATTAGTAATTGCTCTTGTTTGCGCATTACCTTTGAGTATGAGTGCGCAATCATTTAAATTCGGAACGGTTAATTCCCAGGAGATTTTTAATATGATGCCCGAAAAGGCTGCTGCAGAAAAAACTCTCCAGGACGTAAATAAAAAGTACGAAGATGAGTTTATGAAAATCCAGGAAGAATTTACTAAGAAGTATAAGGAATTCCAGGCTATGGGCGACACTGTTCCCGAAACTATCAAAATGCGTCGTGCTCAGGAAGTACAAGACTCCCAGAACCGTATAGAGAGTTTCCGTGAAATGGCGACTGCCGATATTCAGAAACAACAGGAAAAATTGTTAGCTCCTATTTCTCAGAAATTGCAGGAGGCAATTAGGTCGGTAGGTGCAGAAAATAAATTCACTTTTATTTTTGATTTAGCTTATCCCGGTGTGCTTTATAACGGTGCTCCGAGCGAAGATGTGACTCCGTTGGTGAAAGCTAAGTTAGGATTGAAATAA
- a CDS encoding DUF6242 domain-containing protein — translation MKKQKIYLFFLLFGLIFVGFSCNSSDDNYNEYVASQSVQVSGFRLASNDSVLANLDSVFFSIDLDRGLIYNADSLPVGTNVSALIANINFGGTMSEVKIFMDRGSAEKNDTIDYLESQTDSIDFTSKVTMKVVGENTAAVKYYSLKVNVHTVVPDSMYWSELLSNKLPGAGRLIAQKTVSSNGFIYCLVQRENGYILATGDSPLSFEERSVTFPFTPDIKSLQVAGNTLYMLSETGELFVSTDGNSWAATGTEFYSLQGVWNEFLVGVINDNGVYKHDLYPRNSFVPVKVENDFPVTGSSNMVTYRNEWSGNASQSIMVGGRMADGNLTGATWGFDGKSWAKFNNDNAVTPREGAILFPYFTFYVNNAWITTKETTWFLIGGRTNSGVSKEVSLSSSSGIVWRSASSLLSMPSSFLPRYDASVVIVNEMNSAAMPSSWKKMDVPAIPRNMARVKSVTEWEVPYVYMLGGTGISGDVYDQVYRGVINRLTFVPIP, via the coding sequence ATGAAGAAGCAAAAAATATATCTGTTCTTCCTGTTATTTGGTTTGATTTTTGTGGGATTTTCTTGTAATTCATCCGATGACAATTATAATGAATATGTAGCTTCACAGAGTGTTCAGGTATCCGGTTTCAGACTGGCGTCTAACGATTCGGTACTGGCTAATCTTGATTCTGTGTTTTTTTCGATAGATCTTGACAGAGGGCTTATTTATAATGCCGATTCTTTGCCTGTGGGGACAAATGTTTCGGCATTGATCGCCAATATCAATTTCGGAGGGACAATGAGCGAAGTAAAGATATTTATGGACCGGGGGAGTGCCGAGAAAAACGATACGATAGATTATCTGGAATCTCAGACCGATTCTATCGACTTTACCAGTAAGGTAACGATGAAGGTGGTAGGAGAGAATACGGCTGCGGTGAAATATTACAGTCTTAAAGTAAATGTGCATACCGTGGTTCCGGATTCTATGTATTGGTCTGAATTATTATCCAATAAATTACCCGGTGCAGGACGTTTGATCGCACAGAAAACTGTATCGTCGAACGGATTTATATATTGCCTTGTACAGAGGGAAAACGGTTATATACTCGCAACAGGAGATAGTCCTCTTTCTTTTGAGGAGAGGTCTGTAACATTTCCGTTTACACCGGATATAAAGAGTTTGCAAGTTGCAGGGAATACATTATATATGTTAAGTGAAACAGGAGAATTGTTTGTTTCTACCGACGGAAATAGCTGGGCTGCCACCGGGACTGAATTTTATTCGCTTCAAGGTGTGTGGAATGAGTTCTTAGTCGGTGTTATAAACGATAATGGTGTGTATAAACATGACTTATATCCCCGAAACAGCTTTGTGCCTGTAAAGGTAGAAAATGATTTTCCTGTTACGGGTTCTTCTAATATGGTGACATACCGGAACGAATGGAGCGGAAATGCGAGTCAGTCTATTATGGTCGGAGGGCGTATGGCGGATGGAAACTTAACGGGAGCTACCTGGGGATTTGACGGTAAAAGCTGGGCTAAGTTCAATAATGATAATGCAGTTACTCCACGCGAAGGTGCTATTTTGTTCCCGTATTTTACTTTTTATGTAAATAATGCCTGGATAACGACAAAAGAGACCACTTGGTTTCTGATAGGAGGCCGGACCAATTCCGGTGTTTCCAAGGAGGTCAGTTTATCCTCCAGTAGTGGTATAGTATGGAGAAGCGCGAGTTCGTTACTTTCCATGCCTTCGTCTTTTCTTCCTCGTTACGATGCTTCAGTCGTGATTGTGAATGAGATGAATTCTGCTGCAATGCCTTCTTCCTGGAAAAAAATGGATGTTCCTGCGATACCGCGGAATATGGCTCGGGTAAAAAGCGTTACCGAGTGGGAAGTTCCGTATGTATATATGTTAGGAGGAACCGGTATTTCAGGGGATGTGTATGATCAAGTGTATAGGGGGGTGATTAACCGGCTTACATTTGTTCCTATACCTTGA
- a CDS encoding isoprenyl transferase — protein MTFADQIDKKRMPKHIAIIMDGNGRWAKERGHERSYGHAQGVDVVRKITDASSRLGIQYLTLYAFSTENWNRPQEEVNILMSLIVSAIERETPDLIKNNVRLSTIGDFQRMPADVQERLAKCIRDTSAGTGLTLNLALSYSSRWELVDVVKKIAKQVQQGDIEVDEITESTITDALSTASMPDPDLLIRTGGEVRISNFLLWQLSYAELYFTAEYWPDFNEESLYKAIYDYQSRERRFGKISEQL, from the coding sequence ATGACATTTGCTGATCAGATAGATAAAAAACGGATGCCGAAGCACATCGCTATCATCATGGATGGTAACGGGCGCTGGGCTAAAGAACGGGGACATGAGCGTTCTTACGGACATGCGCAAGGAGTGGATGTGGTGCGTAAGATAACCGATGCCTCTTCCCGTTTAGGAATACAATATCTTACGCTCTATGCTTTTTCGACGGAGAACTGGAATCGTCCTCAGGAGGAGGTAAATATTCTGATGTCGCTTATCGTGTCGGCAATAGAGCGTGAGACGCCCGACCTGATAAAGAATAACGTGAGATTATCAACCATAGGAGATTTTCAGCGAATGCCGGCAGATGTGCAAGAGAGACTTGCTAAATGTATAAGAGATACTTCCGCCGGTACGGGATTGACGTTGAATTTGGCATTAAGTTATTCTTCCCGGTGGGAATTAGTGGATGTCGTTAAGAAAATAGCCAAGCAGGTACAACAGGGGGATATAGAAGTAGATGAAATAACGGAAAGCACGATAACCGATGCGCTTTCGACTGCGTCGATGCCAGATCCCGACTTGCTTATCCGTACAGGAGGGGAAGTGCGTATCAGCAATTTCCTTTTATGGCAGCTATCATATGCGGAATTGTATTTTACTGCAGAATATTGGCCCGATTTTAATGAAGAAAGTTTATATAAGGCTATTTATGATTATCAATCCCGTGAAAGGCGTTTCGGGAAAATAAGCGAACAATTATAA
- the ribD gene encoding bifunctional diaminohydroxyphosphoribosylaminopyrimidine deaminase/5-amino-6-(5-phosphoribosylamino)uracil reductase RibD, with product MYEPENLDILYMRRCMQLAAKGAGHVSPNPMVGAVIVYRNKIIGEGYHRCWGEPHAEVNAIGSVKDESLLKDSTLYVSLEPCSHYGKTPPCSRLIIDKQIPRVVVGCLDPFPSVSGRGVKMLRDAGVSVITGVLEKECQALNRFFITSQIYGRPYILLKWARSADGFMDRIRCENDLPTRISDDVTTALVHRLRSVYDAVLVGTGTALADDPSLTVRCWCGKNPLRVLIDRELKVAPDSHLLNDGIKTLVFTERKADDTDYTEYITLPFGESVLPVLLSELHVRQIRSLLVEGGARLLESFIGSDLWDEARIETGKEIFGAGILSPEIGGVFERCEYHGDSCIEYRINRENWNIER from the coding sequence ATGTACGAACCGGAGAACTTAGATATCTTATATATGCGGCGTTGTATGCAACTGGCGGCAAAAGGTGCTGGACATGTCTCTCCTAATCCGATGGTAGGGGCTGTAATCGTGTACCGGAATAAAATCATAGGAGAAGGTTATCATCGTTGTTGGGGAGAGCCTCATGCCGAAGTAAATGCCATAGGTTCGGTAAAAGATGAATCGTTGCTGAAAGACTCGACGTTATATGTTTCCCTTGAGCCCTGTTCTCATTATGGAAAAACGCCTCCTTGCAGCCGGTTGATCATAGATAAACAGATTCCCCGGGTTGTCGTAGGTTGCCTCGATCCTTTCCCCAGCGTATCGGGGAGAGGGGTGAAAATGTTGAGGGATGCCGGGGTATCGGTAATAACGGGAGTTCTGGAAAAAGAATGCCAGGCTCTCAATAGGTTTTTTATTACTTCGCAAATTTACGGCCGACCTTATATTTTGCTTAAATGGGCCCGGAGTGCGGACGGTTTTATGGATCGCATACGTTGCGAGAATGACTTGCCTACCCGCATTTCGGATGATGTGACCACCGCTCTGGTACATCGTCTGCGTTCGGTATATGATGCTGTGCTGGTAGGCACGGGAACAGCTTTGGCCGATGATCCGTCTTTAACTGTACGCTGTTGGTGCGGAAAGAATCCTTTGAGGGTATTGATTGACCGGGAACTGAAAGTGGCTCCGGATTCTCATTTGTTAAACGACGGGATAAAGACCCTTGTATTTACGGAACGGAAAGCGGATGATACTGATTATACGGAGTATATAACTTTGCCTTTCGGAGAATCGGTACTTCCGGTTTTATTATCGGAATTGCATGTCCGTCAGATACGAAGTTTACTTGTAGAAGGGGGGGCTCGTTTATTAGAAAGTTTTATCGGTTCGGATCTTTGGGATGAGGCGAGAATTGAAACCGGAAAAGAAATTTTCGGAGCGGGAATTTTGTCTCCCGAGATAGGAGGTGTGTTCGAAAGATGTGAATATCATGGTGATTCATGTATCGAATATCGGATCAATCGGGAAAACTGGAATATTGAACGATAG
- a CDS encoding gamma carbonic anhydrase family protein codes for MALIKSVRGYTPKIGKDCFLADNATIIGDTIIGDECSIWFNTVLRGDVNSIRIGNRVNIQDGSVLHTLYQKSTIEIGDDVSIGHNVTVHGAKIKDFALIGMGAVLLDHVEVGEGAIVAAGSVVLSKTVIKPGELWGGAPAKFIKMVDPEQSKEINQKIAKNYLMYSKWYDETEEV; via the coding sequence ATGGCACTTATAAAATCAGTAAGGGGATATACCCCTAAAATAGGAAAAGATTGCTTTCTGGCCGACAATGCCACGATTATAGGTGATACAATAATAGGCGATGAATGCAGCATATGGTTCAACACCGTTTTAAGAGGCGATGTCAATTCAATACGCATCGGCAACCGGGTAAATATACAAGACGGTTCCGTATTACATACTCTCTATCAAAAATCAACTATCGAAATAGGAGACGATGTATCGATCGGACACAATGTTACCGTACACGGTGCTAAAATAAAAGACTTCGCACTTATCGGTATGGGGGCTGTATTGCTGGACCATGTGGAAGTAGGAGAAGGAGCTATTGTAGCTGCCGGCTCGGTAGTCCTGAGCAAGACCGTTATCAAACCCGGTGAACTGTGGGGAGGAGCTCCCGCCAAATTCATAAAAATGGTTGACCCGGAACAATCTAAAGAGATAAACCAGAAAATAGCGAAAAACTATCTGATGTACTCTAAATGGTACGACGAAACTGAAGAAGTATAA
- the bamA gene encoding outer membrane protein assembly factor BamA, with amino-acid sequence MHTKLLFILSVILAAGFFTSAAQTQEQPLDTIYNPTVIYSAIPKKYEIAGISVKGGTNYEDFVLIGYSGLTVGETIEIPGSEITDAMKRFWRQGLFSDVSIVLTKIYGNKAWLEIRLKQQPRISQINYHGIKKSEREELETRLGLVKGNQITPNIVDRAVKLIKQHFDEKGFKNAVVQIKQKDDLAHENEVIVDIDIDKKEKVKVHKIYIDGNHVLSDNKIQRVMKKTNEKGKLINLFRTKKFVEDNYKADKERIIDKYNELGYRDAIIVSDSVVRYNDKTVDVYIKIDEGRKYYLRDISWVGNTVYPTEVLSAVLGMHPGEVYNQKLLRKRTLEDEDAVANLYMDKGYLFFQLVPIENNVMNDSIDLELRMMEGPQARINKVVINGNDRLYEHVIRRELRTKPGELFSKSDLMRSAREIAQTGHFDPETMDIKPQPNEENGTVDLIYNLQSKANDQIEFSAGWGQTGVIGKLSLKFTNFSMRNLLNPKSYKGIIPQGDGQTFTISAQTNAKYYQSYSLSFFDPWFGGKRPNSLSVSAYYSRQTAVSSSFYNNSFNPYAYSGLYGNSYNNGYLNDYYQNSMENAIDPDKWLQMVGVSVGFGKRLNWPDDYFTFSAELGYQLYMLKNWEYLYYMQNGTSHSITLGLTLARNSIDNPIYTRRGSQFSMSLQLTPPYSLWDKKNYKELSEKGTAAAKKDMYKWIEYYKFKFKSKVYIPLTSAESQHTLVLMTRADFGLLGSYNKYKKSPFETFYVGGDGMTGSYTYAQETIGLRGYENGSLTPWGKDGYAYTRLGFELHFPLLLQPSSTIYALAFVEGGNAWTSLSNFDPFSLKRSAGAGVRIFLPMIGMMGIDWAYGFDKVFGERGGSHIHFILGQEF; translated from the coding sequence ATGCATACAAAATTGCTTTTTATACTCTCTGTAATTTTAGCCGCAGGCTTTTTTACTTCTGCAGCTCAGACACAGGAACAACCTTTGGACACTATTTATAATCCTACTGTTATATATTCGGCGATCCCTAAGAAATATGAGATTGCGGGAATATCGGTAAAAGGAGGAACAAACTACGAAGATTTTGTATTGATCGGTTATTCGGGTTTAACCGTAGGAGAAACAATCGAAATACCCGGTAGTGAAATTACCGATGCGATGAAGCGATTCTGGAGACAAGGTCTTTTCTCTGACGTATCTATCGTTCTGACGAAAATTTATGGGAATAAAGCCTGGCTGGAAATCCGCTTGAAACAACAACCTCGTATTTCTCAAATTAATTATCACGGAATTAAGAAGAGCGAACGGGAAGAACTCGAAACCCGTTTGGGTCTTGTCAAGGGGAACCAGATAACTCCGAATATCGTGGACAGGGCTGTTAAGTTGATTAAGCAGCATTTCGATGAAAAAGGTTTTAAAAATGCCGTGGTGCAGATTAAGCAGAAAGATGATTTGGCCCATGAGAATGAAGTAATTGTAGATATAGATATAGATAAAAAAGAAAAGGTAAAAGTACATAAGATATATATCGACGGTAATCATGTACTTTCCGACAATAAGATACAACGGGTAATGAAGAAAACCAATGAAAAAGGAAAACTTATCAACCTGTTCAGGACTAAAAAATTTGTAGAAGATAATTATAAAGCCGATAAAGAACGTATTATAGATAAATATAATGAATTGGGTTATCGTGATGCAATAATCGTAAGTGATAGCGTAGTTCGTTATAACGATAAGACGGTAGACGTTTATATTAAAATTGACGAAGGCCGTAAATATTATTTACGGGATATAAGCTGGGTAGGAAATACAGTGTATCCTACCGAAGTATTGTCGGCTGTGTTGGGTATGCATCCGGGTGAAGTCTATAATCAGAAATTATTGAGGAAACGTACTTTGGAGGATGAGGATGCAGTTGCTAATCTGTATATGGACAAAGGATATCTTTTCTTCCAGTTGGTTCCGATTGAAAATAATGTTATGAACGACTCTATAGATCTGGAGCTTCGTATGATGGAAGGTCCTCAGGCACGTATCAATAAAGTCGTTATTAATGGTAACGACCGTTTGTATGAACATGTGATACGCCGTGAGCTTCGTACGAAACCGGGAGAACTTTTTAGTAAATCGGATCTGATGCGTTCGGCCCGTGAAATTGCGCAGACGGGGCATTTCGATCCTGAAACGATGGATATAAAGCCTCAACCGAATGAAGAGAACGGAACCGTGGATCTTATTTATAATCTGCAGTCCAAGGCTAATGACCAGATAGAATTTTCTGCCGGGTGGGGACAAACGGGTGTTATCGGGAAGTTGAGCCTTAAGTTTACTAATTTCTCAATGAGAAATTTACTTAATCCGAAATCATATAAGGGTATTATACCGCAGGGCGACGGGCAGACTTTTACTATCAGCGCCCAGACGAATGCAAAATATTATCAATCTTACAGCCTGTCTTTCTTTGATCCGTGGTTTGGCGGTAAGAGGCCGAACTCTTTATCCGTATCGGCTTATTACAGCCGTCAGACAGCAGTGAGCAGTTCGTTTTATAATAATAGCTTTAATCCGTATGCTTATTCCGGTTTGTACGGGAATAGTTATAATAACGGCTATCTCAACGATTATTATCAGAATAGCATGGAAAATGCCATCGATCCTGATAAATGGCTGCAAATGGTGGGTGTATCGGTGGGATTCGGTAAACGATTGAATTGGCCGGACGACTATTTTACTTTCTCTGCCGAGCTTGGCTATCAGTTGTATATGCTTAAGAACTGGGAATATCTTTATTATATGCAGAACGGTACTTCCCACAGTATTACGTTGGGGTTGACTTTGGCCCGTAACTCTATAGATAATCCTATATATACCCGCCGGGGTTCTCAATTCTCGATGTCTTTGCAACTTACACCTCCTTATTCTTTATGGGATAAAAAGAATTATAAAGAGCTTTCGGAGAAAGGAACGGCCGCGGCTAAAAAAGATATGTACAAATGGATCGAATACTATAAATTCAAATTTAAGAGTAAGGTCTACATACCTCTTACTTCGGCAGAAAGTCAGCACACGCTGGTATTAATGACGAGAGCTGACTTCGGATTATTAGGTTCGTATAATAAATATAAGAAATCTCCGTTTGAAACGTTTTATGTGGGAGGCGACGGTATGACGGGGTCATATACGTATGCCCAGGAAACTATAGGTTTACGTGGTTATGAAAACGGCTCATTAACTCCCTGGGGAAAAGATGGCTATGCTTATACCCGTCTGGGCTTTGAGTTGCATTTCCCGTTATTGCTGCAACCTTCGTCGACTATTTATGCTTTAGCTTTTGTAGAGGGAGGTAATGCCTGGACATCTTTGAGCAATTTTGATCCGTTCTCTTTGAAACGGTCGGCAGGAGCAGGTGTGCGTATTTTCTTGCCGATGATAGGTATGATGGGAATTGACTGGGCCTATGGTTTCGACAAAGTGTTCGGAGAAAGAGGCGGAAGCCATATTCATTTCATCTTAGGACAAGAATTTTAA
- a CDS encoding OmpH family outer membrane protein: MKKIVLMTVLVFAFAIHASAQKYALVDMEYILKNIPSYEMANEQLNQVSQRWQKEVEEKAKQAEQLYKDYQSNMVFLTEDMKTKKEEEILAKEKEVNELRRNYFGPEGELFKKRESLMKPIQDDIYNAVKKISEEKGYMMILDRASSSSIIFASPRIDISNEVLAKLGYSK, translated from the coding sequence ATGAAAAAAATAGTACTGATGACAGTGTTGGTATTTGCGTTTGCAATCCACGCTTCGGCACAGAAATATGCGTTGGTAGATATGGAATATATTCTTAAGAATATTCCCTCGTACGAGATGGCTAACGAGCAGCTGAACCAAGTATCTCAGCGCTGGCAGAAAGAGGTAGAGGAAAAAGCGAAACAGGCAGAACAACTGTATAAAGATTATCAGTCCAATATGGTATTCCTGACCGAAGACATGAAGACGAAAAAAGAGGAAGAGATATTGGCAAAAGAAAAAGAAGTGAATGAATTGAGGCGGAATTATTTCGGCCCCGAGGGAGAATTGTTCAAAAAGCGTGAAAGCCTGATGAAACCGATACAGGATGATATTTATAATGCAGTAAAGAAAATATCGGAAGAAAAAGGATATATGATGATTCTGGACAGGGCTTCTTCTTCGAGTATAATTTTCGCATCGCCCCGTATAGATATTAGCAATGAAGTCCTTGCAAAATTAGGATATTCAAAATAA
- the porG gene encoding type IX secretion system protein PorG, which yields MKKLLSVILISIMAFIEMEAQDYKYEIGVAAGIGTYMGDANQSSVLHKPGAAFSGIFRYVPNYRWAIKVNLATASLRGDTRDFSNVFPEEKHYDFKRQLFDLGAQAEFNFFNYGMGYSYQETSRISPYLLAGLGVSFAPASGDNFFSVNIPLGVGVKYKIAPRWNIALEFTVRKTLGDNLDGKDLKDPYRIESSAFKNTDWYSMTLFSITYEFGYRRKPCNN from the coding sequence ATGAAAAAGCTGCTTTCGGTTATATTAATTTCAATAATGGCTTTCATAGAGATGGAAGCACAAGATTATAAATATGAAATAGGCGTTGCTGCCGGAATAGGTACTTATATGGGGGATGCTAACCAATCATCGGTATTGCATAAGCCCGGAGCTGCGTTTAGCGGGATATTCCGGTATGTGCCGAATTATCGCTGGGCGATAAAAGTAAATCTGGCAACGGCTTCATTAAGAGGAGATACACGTGATTTCAGTAATGTTTTTCCAGAAGAAAAACATTATGATTTTAAACGTCAGTTATTTGATTTGGGGGCTCAGGCCGAATTTAATTTTTTTAATTACGGTATGGGGTATTCCTATCAGGAAACGAGCCGTATATCTCCCTATTTACTGGCTGGTTTGGGAGTTAGTTTTGCTCCGGCTTCCGGTGATAATTTTTTTAGTGTCAATATCCCTTTGGGGGTCGGCGTAAAATATAAGATAGCCCCTCGTTGGAATATTGCGCTGGAGTTTACCGTAAGGAAAACATTGGGCGATAATCTCGATGGAAAAGACCTGAAAGATCCTTACCGGATTGAAAGTTCTGCATTCAAAAATACGGATTGGTATTCCATGACGTTATTCAGCATAACTTATGAATTCGGATATAGGAGAAAACCTTGTAATAATTAA